In Rhodococcus sp. OK302, one genomic interval encodes:
- a CDS encoding HNH endonuclease signature motif containing protein, with protein sequence MSVDTVVADVVAGSAVNVRGRLWRLRPCDVRDVAVKASAEILRLEAIRVAAVDELALHPDESVLCYRGVGRWLAANTMLQNAAGIKIAALGVALRAFPAIAAQFDAGDLTVDHAALIIAFCESPPKGMPEQALPHCIKTLLAAASGVEATTTKLRYAIAVLERIFESEDIPAGEDEDRNELRIAPTLNGRVVIKGEFDALTGEMLLSALSGLSMPVPAADGTPDARSAAKRSADALTELIRRYLDNAATGVDGGQRPHVNVHVTAKDLAEHRDCASTRTTASGSDSGDGDVEDGADEDAPVWGFDDLEDFDDLDVGHMPWMGPLSITRTRMLACDCMLSTVLLDEHGAPLDVSPLKRLVSAAQRTALIARDKGCAFPSCDAVPAWCDAHHIRPWSQGGPTVMDNLTLLCRAHHTLIHRKAGFAGQWEIKMGSDRRPWFVPPAGIDPEQRPRRSTLPPGPVLRT encoded by the coding sequence ATGAGCGTCGATACCGTAGTTGCCGATGTCGTGGCCGGTTCTGCTGTGAATGTGCGCGGCAGGCTGTGGCGGTTGCGGCCGTGCGACGTGCGGGACGTCGCAGTCAAGGCATCGGCGGAAATTCTTCGGCTGGAAGCGATTCGGGTTGCCGCGGTCGACGAGTTGGCGCTTCATCCGGACGAGTCGGTGCTGTGTTACCGCGGCGTCGGCCGCTGGCTGGCCGCCAATACGATGCTGCAGAATGCGGCCGGAATCAAGATCGCCGCCCTCGGGGTGGCCTTGCGAGCGTTCCCGGCTATCGCGGCGCAGTTCGATGCCGGGGACCTCACTGTCGATCATGCCGCGCTGATCATCGCGTTCTGCGAGTCCCCACCCAAAGGGATGCCCGAGCAGGCGCTGCCGCACTGCATCAAAACCTTGCTCGCGGCAGCCTCCGGGGTGGAGGCGACCACCACGAAGTTGCGGTACGCCATCGCGGTGTTGGAGCGGATCTTCGAATCCGAGGACATCCCGGCTGGGGAGGACGAGGACCGCAACGAACTACGCATCGCGCCGACGTTGAACGGTCGGGTGGTGATCAAGGGTGAGTTCGATGCGTTGACCGGCGAAATGCTCTTGTCGGCGTTGTCGGGGTTGTCGATGCCCGTCCCGGCGGCGGACGGAACTCCCGATGCTCGGTCGGCTGCGAAGCGGTCGGCGGATGCGTTGACGGAGTTGATTCGTCGGTATCTCGACAATGCTGCGACGGGGGTGGATGGTGGTCAGCGTCCGCATGTGAATGTGCATGTGACGGCGAAAGATCTTGCGGAGCATCGGGACTGCGCCTCGACCCGGACGACAGCTTCCGGCTCAGACAGTGGAGACGGTGACGTCGAAGACGGGGCCGATGAGGATGCACCGGTGTGGGGCTTCGACGACCTGGAGGACTTCGACGATCTTGATGTCGGGCACATGCCGTGGATGGGCCCGTTGAGTATCACCCGCACCCGGATGTTGGCGTGCGATTGCATGCTCTCGACGGTCCTCCTCGACGAACACGGTGCCCCGCTCGATGTGAGTCCGTTGAAGCGGTTGGTGTCGGCGGCGCAGCGGACGGCGTTGATCGCCCGCGACAAGGGATGTGCCTTCCCCTCCTGTGATGCGGTGCCGGCGTGGTGCGACGCGCACCATATTCGGCCGTGGTCTCAGGGCGGGCCGACGGTGATGGACAACCTCACCCTGCTCTGCCGAGCGCATCACACTTTGATTCACCGCAAGGCCGGGTTTGCCGGGCAGTGG
- a CDS encoding TetR family transcriptional regulator, translating to MTTKSEDVASIRNAPANAARSVATRERILDAAEQLFAEHGVFAVSNRQVSEAAGQGNNAAVGYHFGTKTDLVRAIVNRRATQIEQNRLELLAEIKGSTDVRDWITCLVRASTDYYRELGTPTWYARFSAQVLTDPGLRSVVYIEALSAPSLQETLVSLAACLPDMPTEVRHARAEMARQVMVHMCAEREKMLADGEGLEVSGWNDFSTDLVDALVGLWCAPVTR from the coding sequence ATGACGACAAAATCTGAAGACGTAGCGAGCATTCGGAACGCTCCGGCGAATGCCGCTCGGTCCGTTGCGACCCGCGAACGAATACTTGATGCTGCCGAGCAGTTGTTTGCAGAGCATGGCGTCTTCGCGGTATCGAATCGGCAGGTGAGCGAGGCTGCCGGGCAGGGCAACAATGCTGCGGTCGGGTATCACTTCGGTACAAAAACTGATTTGGTGCGAGCGATCGTGAACAGACGTGCCACGCAGATTGAGCAAAATCGCCTCGAACTGTTGGCTGAGATCAAAGGGTCGACCGATGTACGTGACTGGATTACCTGCCTGGTTCGAGCGTCCACTGACTATTACCGAGAGTTGGGGACGCCCACCTGGTATGCGCGGTTCAGTGCCCAGGTATTGACGGATCCGGGTCTTCGTTCCGTTGTCTACATCGAGGCGCTGTCCGCGCCATCGCTGCAGGAGACGCTTGTTTCGCTCGCTGCCTGCCTACCTGACATGCCGACTGAAGTCCGGCATGCCCGTGCCGAGATGGCGCGGCAGGTGATGGTGCACATGTGCGCCGAGCGCGAAAAGATGCTTGCCGATGGGGAGGGGCTAGAGGTCTCCGGGTGGAATGATTTTTCAACGGATCTTGTCGACGCGCTTGTCGGCCTGTGGTGCGCACCGGTTACGCGATAA